The Natrinema salifodinae genome includes a window with the following:
- a CDS encoding mRNA surveillance protein pelota, producing MQIKDREQVEGGRERVTVVPESVDDLWHLQYVLEPGDRVAGDTTRRIQRNDDQMRDTGGEREHMWVAIAVEDIEFHKFANRLRVGGEIVACSREDQLGFHHTLNVEERDELSIEKRFKPDQKARLEEAEEATENPDVAIATVEEGQAHVHTVAQYGTEERATITGPTGKGEYARERSELFSELGNVLKRQDADAVILAGPGFTKQDAYKYLEDNEPAVAENVTMVDTASVGDRGVHEVLKRGAVADVQQETRIESEAEYIDELTKRIAEGAKAAYGPEQVQQAAEFGAIDRLLVLDDRLRKERGPEGEWHIDADEIVRTTEQKGGEVTVFSSEFPPGQQLANLGGIAALLRYRLE from the coding sequence ATGCAGATCAAAGACCGGGAGCAGGTCGAGGGCGGACGCGAACGGGTTACCGTCGTCCCCGAGAGCGTGGACGACCTCTGGCACCTGCAGTACGTCCTCGAGCCCGGTGACCGCGTCGCGGGCGATACGACGCGCCGGATCCAGCGCAACGACGACCAGATGCGCGACACCGGCGGCGAGCGCGAACACATGTGGGTCGCCATCGCCGTCGAGGATATCGAGTTCCACAAGTTCGCCAACCGGCTGCGTGTCGGCGGCGAGATCGTCGCCTGCTCGCGCGAGGACCAACTCGGCTTCCACCACACGCTGAACGTCGAGGAGCGCGACGAGCTCTCCATCGAGAAGCGGTTCAAGCCCGATCAGAAGGCACGCCTCGAGGAGGCCGAGGAGGCCACCGAGAACCCGGACGTCGCCATCGCGACCGTCGAGGAAGGCCAGGCGCACGTCCACACGGTCGCCCAGTACGGGACCGAGGAGCGGGCGACCATCACCGGTCCCACGGGGAAGGGCGAGTACGCCCGCGAGCGCTCGGAGCTCTTCTCGGAGCTCGGCAACGTGCTCAAACGGCAGGACGCCGACGCGGTCATCCTCGCCGGCCCCGGCTTCACGAAGCAGGACGCCTACAAGTACTTGGAGGACAACGAGCCCGCGGTCGCCGAAAACGTAACGATGGTCGACACGGCAAGCGTCGGCGACCGCGGGGTCCACGAGGTGTTAAAGCGCGGCGCCGTCGCGGACGTCCAACAGGAGACCCGCATCGAGAGCGAGGCCGAGTACATCGACGAACTCACGAAGCGGATCGCCGAGGGCGCGAAGGCGGCCTACGGCCCCGAGCAGGTCCAGCAGGCCGCCGAGTTCGGCGCGATCGATCGCCTGCTCGTTCTCGACGACCGGCTCCGGAAGGAACGCGGCCCCGAGGGCGAGTGGCACATCGACGCCGACGAGATCGTCCGCACGACCGAACAGAAAGGCGGCGAGGTGACCGTCTTCTCGAGCGAGTTCCCGCCTGGCCAGCAACTCGCCAACCTCGGCGGGATCGCGGCGCTGCTCCGGTACCGGCTCGAGTAA